In one window of Sphingomonas glaciei DNA:
- the recO gene encoding DNA repair protein RecO produces MRLTTPAIILSLRVHGEQGAVVRLLTPGQGLVATYVRGARGRRMRPVLLAGNAVEARLSARTEAQLPQGEVELTRSRATLMTEPLPAAAILWATALTAQVLPEHQSYPSLYDALDGLLEAIAAAPSASGWGPALLSYEILLLAELGFGLEQEVVTRATADWLTGLAMTGRRIRRDLLDRPGDWTWDARERLTIRLRRAAGVVA; encoded by the coding sequence GTGCGCCTGACCACGCCGGCGATCATCCTGTCGCTGCGGGTCCACGGCGAACAGGGCGCGGTGGTTCGCCTGTTGACCCCGGGGCAGGGGCTGGTCGCGACCTATGTTCGCGGCGCGCGCGGGCGGCGGATGCGGCCCGTTCTGCTGGCCGGCAATGCGGTGGAAGCGAGGCTCTCCGCCCGCACCGAAGCGCAATTGCCGCAAGGAGAGGTCGAGCTGACCCGCAGCCGGGCGACGCTGATGACCGAGCCGCTTCCCGCCGCCGCCATCCTGTGGGCGACGGCACTGACAGCGCAGGTGCTTCCCGAGCATCAATCCTACCCTTCGCTCTACGATGCGCTGGACGGGCTGCTGGAGGCGATTGCGGCGGCACCCTCGGCCAGCGGGTGGGGGCCCGCGTTGTTGTCCTATGAAATCCTGCTGCTGGCCGAGCTTGGCTTCGGGTTGGAGCAGGAAGTGGTGACCCGTGCCACGGCCGACTGGCTGACCGGGCTGGCGATGACCGGCCGCCGGATCCGCCGCGATCTGCTGGACCGGCCGGGCGATTGGACGTGGGACGCGCGTGAACGCCTCACCATTCGGTTGCGCAGGGCTGCCGGGGTGGTAGCGTGA